One window of the Nocardia huaxiensis genome contains the following:
- a CDS encoding bifunctional glycosyltransferase family 2/GtrA family protein, with amino-acid sequence MIDIATADVAAKPAEAVLAPVVDVVVPVYNEERDLGPCVRRLHEFLHGNFPFSARITIADNASTDDTMLVAGQLAAELDGVRVVHLDRKGRGRALRTVWQDSDAQVVAYMDVDLSTDLNALLPLIAPLVSGHSDLAIGTRLASSSRVVRGMKRELISRGYNLILRTSLQAKFSDAQCGFKAMRTEVARVLLPLVEDGEWFFDTELLVLAERTGLRIHEVPVDWIDDPDSRVDILDTARKDLRGIWRVGTALATGQLPINELRAAIGREPLVEGVPLGMVGQLVRFAIVGIGCTLAYLALYVVLQPITGPQAANFLALLLTAIGNTAANRAFTFGVRGSAQAVSHHFQGLLIFGFGLLLTSGSLYTLHHWWPGAEVHLQLLVLVTANLVTTLMRFVGLRWVFRNAPRGRELAETGGTR; translated from the coding sequence ATGATCGACATCGCGACCGCCGATGTGGCGGCGAAACCAGCCGAGGCCGTGCTCGCCCCTGTTGTCGACGTGGTCGTGCCCGTCTACAACGAGGAACGCGATCTCGGCCCGTGCGTGCGGCGACTGCACGAATTCTTGCACGGGAACTTCCCGTTCTCCGCGCGAATCACCATCGCCGACAACGCATCCACCGATGACACCATGCTCGTCGCCGGGCAGCTGGCGGCCGAGCTCGACGGCGTGCGGGTCGTGCACCTGGACCGCAAGGGCCGCGGCCGCGCGCTGCGCACGGTGTGGCAGGACTCCGACGCCCAGGTGGTCGCGTACATGGACGTCGACCTTTCGACGGACCTGAACGCACTGCTGCCGTTGATCGCTCCGCTGGTCTCCGGGCACTCCGATCTGGCCATCGGCACCCGCCTGGCATCCTCCTCGCGAGTGGTGCGCGGCATGAAGCGCGAACTGATCTCGCGCGGCTACAACCTGATTCTGCGAACCTCGCTGCAGGCCAAGTTCTCCGACGCGCAATGCGGATTCAAGGCCATGCGCACCGAGGTGGCGCGAGTGCTGCTGCCGCTGGTGGAAGACGGCGAATGGTTCTTCGACACCGAACTGCTGGTGCTCGCCGAACGCACCGGGCTGCGCATTCACGAGGTGCCGGTGGACTGGATCGACGATCCGGACAGCCGCGTCGACATCCTCGACACCGCGCGCAAGGACCTGCGGGGAATCTGGCGGGTCGGCACGGCACTGGCCACCGGGCAACTGCCCATCAACGAACTGCGCGCCGCCATCGGCCGCGAACCACTGGTCGAGGGCGTGCCGCTGGGCATGGTCGGGCAGCTGGTGCGCTTCGCCATCGTCGGCATCGGGTGCACGCTCGCCTACCTGGCGCTCTATGTTGTGCTGCAACCGATCACGGGTCCGCAGGCGGCCAACTTCCTGGCGCTGCTGCTCACCGCGATCGGCAATACCGCGGCCAACCGCGCCTTCACCTTCGGCGTGCGCGGGTCCGCGCAGGCCGTCTCGCATCACTTCCAGGGTCTGCTGATCTTCGGGTTCGGGCTGCTGCTCACCAGCGGTTCGCTCTACACCCTGCACCACTGGTGGCCCGGCGCGGAGGTGCACTTGCAGCTCCTCGTGCTGGTGACCGCCAACCTCGTCACCACCCTCATGCGCTTCGTCGGCCTGCGCTGGGTGTTCCGCAATGCGCCGCGCGGCCGTGAACTGGCAGAAACCGGAGGTACTCGATGA
- the thiD gene encoding bifunctional hydroxymethylpyrimidine kinase/phosphomethylpyrimidine kinase, producing the protein MEYLPLAPNGSTPVRALTIAGTDSGGGAGIQADSRTMAMCGVHACVAVAAVTVQNTLGVSGFHEIPPHIVADQVRTVVGDIGIGAAKTGMLASTAIIEAVAGVCREVGIGRDGSIPLVVDPVAASMHGDALLHAEALDAVRHTLIPLATVVTPNLDEVRLLTGIDVDDEQSARKAAEALHALGPRWAIVKGGHLRSSEQSTDLLYDGDTFHELPAPRLSTGNDHGGGDTLAAAITCALAHGYSVPDAVAFAKEWTYRCLEASYDLGAGHGPVSPLWRLHTGPVNA; encoded by the coding sequence GTGGAATACCTACCGCTTGCTCCGAACGGCTCGACCCCGGTGCGTGCGCTCACCATCGCGGGCACCGACTCCGGCGGCGGCGCGGGCATCCAGGCCGACTCGCGCACCATGGCCATGTGCGGCGTGCACGCGTGCGTCGCCGTCGCGGCCGTGACCGTCCAGAACACCTTGGGCGTGAGCGGTTTTCACGAGATTCCGCCGCACATCGTGGCTGATCAGGTGCGAACCGTGGTGGGGGACATCGGAATCGGGGCAGCCAAGACCGGCATGCTGGCATCGACGGCCATCATCGAGGCGGTGGCGGGGGTCTGCCGCGAGGTCGGCATCGGACGCGACGGCAGCATTCCCCTCGTGGTGGACCCGGTCGCGGCCTCCATGCACGGTGACGCGCTGCTGCACGCCGAAGCCCTGGACGCGGTGCGGCACACGCTGATCCCGCTGGCCACCGTGGTCACGCCGAACCTGGACGAAGTGCGACTTCTCACCGGCATCGACGTTGACGACGAGCAGTCCGCGCGCAAGGCCGCCGAGGCACTGCACGCGCTCGGCCCGCGGTGGGCCATCGTGAAGGGCGGGCACCTGCGCTCGTCCGAGCAGAGCACCGACCTGCTCTACGACGGCGACACATTCCACGAACTGCCTGCTCCGCGCCTGTCCACCGGCAACGATCACGGCGGTGGCGACACCCTGGCCGCGGCCATCACCTGCGCACTCGCACACGGATATTCGGTACCGGATGCCGTGGCCTTCGCCAAGGAATGGACCTATCGCTGCCTCGAGGCGTCCTACGACCTGGGCGCGGGACACGGGCCGGTCTCGCCGCTATGGCGATTGCACACCGGACCGGTGAACGCATAG
- a CDS encoding GTP-binding protein → MTSAPNDARLPVTVLSGFLGAGKTTLLNHILANRDGRRVAVIVNDMSEVNIDAALVAGQGHLDRTEEKLVELTNGCICCTLREDLIESVGKLAREGRFDQLVIESTGISEPMPVAATFEWEFEDGFVLGEIAKLDTMVTVVDASTFLAEVVKGQALAERNMQAAEGDARTIADLLVDQVEFANVLVLNKTDLVSANALGSVEATIRRLNPTAKIVRSAHGVVELDQVLGTGLYNPDIAAQFDGWEDELAGGHTPETEEYGISSLTFTADRPFHPERLESALAQLQRLLRSKGFFWLATRPDLAAIWSQAGPNLTFEAGAYWTALDMPPGQEIVFIGVKLDRPHVRDLLNSALLTDAEMEAGPQSWLRYPDPFPSWGETHEHA, encoded by the coding sequence GTGACTTCAGCCCCGAACGATGCCCGCCTGCCCGTGACCGTGCTGTCCGGGTTCCTCGGCGCCGGCAAGACGACCCTGCTCAACCACATCCTCGCCAACCGTGACGGCCGCCGGGTGGCGGTCATCGTCAATGACATGAGCGAGGTGAATATCGACGCCGCACTCGTGGCCGGCCAGGGACACCTGGATCGGACCGAGGAGAAGCTGGTCGAACTCACCAACGGCTGCATCTGCTGCACGCTGCGCGAGGACCTCATCGAATCGGTGGGCAAGCTGGCGCGGGAGGGTCGATTCGATCAGCTGGTGATCGAATCGACCGGCATCTCGGAGCCGATGCCGGTGGCCGCGACCTTCGAATGGGAATTCGAGGACGGATTCGTGCTCGGCGAGATCGCGAAACTCGACACCATGGTGACCGTGGTCGACGCCTCCACCTTCCTGGCCGAGGTGGTGAAGGGGCAGGCGCTCGCCGAGCGGAATATGCAAGCGGCGGAAGGGGATGCGCGCACCATCGCCGATCTGCTCGTTGATCAGGTGGAGTTCGCGAATGTGCTGGTGCTCAACAAGACCGATCTGGTGAGCGCGAATGCCCTTGGGAGCGTGGAGGCTACGATCCGGCGGTTGAATCCCACCGCCAAGATCGTGCGTTCCGCGCACGGGGTGGTCGAGTTGGACCAGGTGCTCGGCACCGGCCTCTACAACCCGGATATCGCCGCCCAATTCGACGGCTGGGAGGACGAGCTCGCGGGCGGCCACACCCCGGAGACCGAGGAATACGGCATCAGCAGCCTGACCTTCACCGCCGATCGCCCCTTCCATCCGGAGCGGCTGGAATCCGCTCTGGCGCAACTGCAAAGGCTGCTGCGCAGTAAGGGCTTCTTCTGGCTGGCGACCCGGCCGGACCTGGCGGCGATCTGGTCCCAGGCCGGTCCCAACCTGACTTTCGAAGCGGGCGCGTACTGGACCGCGCTGGATATGCCGCCCGGGCAGGAGATCGTCTTCATCGGCGTGAAGCTGGATCGCCCGCATGTGCGGGACCTACTGAATTCCGCCCTGCTCACCGATGCCGAGATGGAAGCCGGGCCGCAGTCCTGGCTGCGGTACCCGGATCCCTTCCCGTCCTGGGGTGAGACGCACGAACACGCTTGA
- a CDS encoding NAD(P)-dependent oxidoreductase, translating to MRIAIFGATGTVGRQVVEQALAQGHEVTALTRSAGNLAITNQRLRVVQGDVLDPAAVERAVSGQDAVIVTLGNGRKGVIRAEGTRTVMEAMSRTGVKRLIVMSSLGVGDSRGNLNFLWKYVFFGLLLRQAYADHVQQESHVLASDLDWTIVRPAAFTDDPATGAYQRNVAPDAKGLKLKISRADIAAFLLEQLTDSTYMRRTPGISN from the coding sequence ATGCGAATCGCGATCTTCGGAGCCACCGGAACCGTCGGCCGTCAGGTGGTCGAGCAGGCTCTCGCCCAGGGCCACGAGGTCACCGCGCTCACTCGCTCGGCCGGGAATCTGGCCATCACGAATCAGCGGCTGCGGGTCGTGCAGGGCGATGTGCTCGACCCGGCCGCGGTGGAGCGGGCGGTCAGCGGCCAGGACGCCGTCATCGTGACGCTCGGCAATGGCCGCAAGGGCGTCATCCGCGCCGAGGGCACCCGCACCGTCATGGAGGCCATGAGCAGGACGGGTGTGAAGCGCCTGATCGTCATGTCCTCCCTGGGTGTCGGCGACTCCCGCGGCAACCTCAACTTCCTGTGGAAGTACGTGTTCTTCGGCCTGCTGCTGCGGCAGGCGTACGCCGATCACGTGCAGCAGGAGTCCCATGTGCTGGCGAGTGACCTGGACTGGACCATCGTGCGGCCGGCGGCCTTCACCGATGATCCGGCCACCGGCGCGTACCAGCGCAATGTCGCCCCCGACGCGAAAGGCTTGAAGCTGAAGATCTCTCGCGCCGACATCGCGGCCTTCCTGCTCGAGCAGCTCACCGATTCGACCTACATGCGCCGCACCCCCGGCATCTCGAATTGA